The following are encoded in a window of Brettanomyces bruxellensis chromosome 9, complete sequence genomic DNA:
- a CDS encoding uncharacterized protein (SECRETED:SignalP(1-16)) produces MLFLTLLLALVCPALAKRQLFSTSLVTCMENTKIVPHYFKVTFDPDKRSLKYDISITTEVSGYIYAYVDVYAYGIDVIQEELNFCSIGWKQFCPMFTGSMEVESVEYIDKKYVDMIPGIAFTFPDLDAVARIIIVNSKNEPVGCLQSSFSNGRTVSHIGAKWATAVVAGIGLLISSVLSLFGNSASASRMSAMSLTMFTYFQSVIIISMLHVQKIPPIAGAWSENLAWSMGLIETSFMQKIFRWYVQATGGTPTQYLTSTTLSLLAQRSLDFGVDVMNNGLWSAVSTLVTGGSSLARRATQPDSSNFINMDDVEGSKFLKILRGMIRVGYKAGIEPTSIVCTGFTFFIIFLYVLVAGFLVFRLACRGRRGRRDGTESIDAPIDQKRPSLFRRSVAPDYAWNTTLKGTLLRYIYIGFPQLVILSLWEFTQVDSPAVVVIAVFFLLLALSTMGYSCYKVIKFGRQSVAEHNNAAAILYGESRILGKYGFLYTMLDAQKYWFAGVMLLYWLVKFIFVSLCQGSGKTQALVIFVLDLAYTIYTGIQKPYLDKPTNVMNICISSVNTVNSLFFTFFSGLFHTPSAVAAIMGLVFFFLNAAFSLLLLIYILFFACVVVFSKNPDAKFSPAKDDRASFRKKHQSLYNGPDGAEELLDLGQVAQGHNANWASEMYKLKNLVDSSNSASEVKDEGSELVADEADKPKRSGSRLGLKIKDTLHRGKSLLSRKGTTRKNKKQEADDLPLTSNSPTSKGSGHDTIGDLQPPDRFVKSDSGHVSIPSSSSNYGLHQRLTSVDGSVDTSLYTNEATQPANLYKTNGSYGHY; encoded by the coding sequence atgctttttttgaccCTGCTACTGGCACTGGTGTGCCCCGCATTGGCCAAGAGACAGCTTTTCTCGACTTCGTTGGTCACGTGCATGGAAAACACGAAGATTGTTCCGCATTACTTCAAAGTGACTTTCGACCCAGATAAGCGGTCCTTAAAGTACGATATCTCGATCACGACGGAGGTGTCCGGGTACATCTACGCGTACGTGGACGTGTACGCGTACGGAATCGACGTGATCCAGGAGGAGTTGAACTTCTGCTCGATCGGATGGAAGCAGTTTTGCCCGATGTTCACAGGATCCATGGAAGTGGAGTCTGTGGAGTATATCGACAAGAAATACGTGGATATGATCCCCGGGATCGCGTTCACGTTCCCGGACCTCGATGCAGTGGCCCGTATCATCATCGTTAACAGCAAAAACGAGCCTGTGGGCTGTCTTCAGAGCTCATTCTCGAACGGCCGCACAGTTTCCCATATTGGTGCGAAATGGGCCACTGCAGTGGTTGCAGGCATCGGGTTGCTAATCTCGAGTGTGCTTTCCCTCTTTGGCAACTCGGCCTCGGCCTCCCGGATGTCGGCAATGTCACTAACGATGTTCACATACTTCCAGAGCGTGATTATCATCTCGATGCTTCACGTGCAGAAAATCCCCCCTATAGCAGGTGCGTGGTCGGAGAACTTGGCATGGTCGATGGGGCTCATCGAGACCAGCTTCATGCAGAAGATCTTCCGCTGGTACGTGCAGGCCACCGGCGGAACCCCGACGCAGTACCTCACATCAACCACACTTTCACTCTTGGCACAACGGTCCTTGGATTTCGGCGTTGACGTCATGAACAACGGCTTGTGGTCGGCTGTCTCGACGCTCGTGACCGGTGGCTCCAGTTTGGCCCGCCGAGCCACCCAGCCCGACAGTTCgaacttcatcaacatgGACGATGTCGAGGGAAGCAAGTTTCTCAAGATATTGCGTGGAATGATCCGTGTCGGCTACAAGGCGGGCATAGAGCCCACGTCGATCGTCTGCACCggcttcaccttcttcatcatcttcctctaCGTCCTAGTCGCGGGCTTCCTCGTGTTCCGGTTGGCGTGCAGGGGGAGACGCGGTCGACGCGACGGTACcgagtcgatcgacgcacCAATCGACCAAAAGCGTCCCTCGCTCTTCCGCCGCTCCGTCGCCCCCGACTACGCCTGGAACACCACGCTCAAGGGCACCTTGTTGCGGTACATCTACATTGGTTTCCCCCAGCTTGTCATCCTCTCTCTCTGGGAGTTCACTCAGGTCGATTCGCCAGCAGTTGTCGTGATTGCCGTTTTTTTCCTACTTTTGGCCTTGTCGACGATGGGGTACTCGTGCTACAAAGTGATCAAGTTCGGCCGGCAGTCGGTTGCGGAGCACAACAACGCTGCAGCGATCTTGTATGGGGAGTCACGCATCCTCGGAAAGTACGGATTCCTATACACGATGCTAGATGCACAGAAGTACTGGTTTGCGGGAGTGATGCTACTGTACTGGCTCGTGAAGTTCATCTTTGTGTCCTTGTGCCAGGGCTCGGGCAAGACCCAGGCACTCGTGATCTTCGTGCTCGATTTGGCCTACACGATATACACGGGAATCCAGAAACCGTATCTTGACAAGCCGACAAACGTGATGAACATCTGCATCAGCAGTGTCAACACGGTCAACTCGTTgttcttcaccttcttctctgGACTATTCCACACCCCCTCTGCCGTTGCCGCCATTATGGGACTCGTGTTCTTCTTCCTAAATGCCGCATTCAGCCTCCTCTTGCTCATCTACATCCTCTTTTTCGCCTGTGTCGTGGTTTTCTCGAAAAACCCAGATGCCAAGTTTTCGCCCGCAAAGGACGACCGGGCCTCTTTCCGTAAGAAGCATCAGTCTCTATACAACGGTCCGGATGGTGCCGAAGAGTTGTTGGACTTGGGCCAGGTCGCTCAGGGTCACAATGCCAATTGGGCCTCTGAAATGTACAAGTTGAAGAATCTCGTCGATTCGTCCAACTCTGCCTCAGAGGTCAAAGATGAGGGTTCCGAGCTTGTTGCCGATGAGGCCGACAAGCCAAAGAGGTCCGGCAGCAGGCTTGGGCTCAAGATTAAGGACACGCTTCACCGGGGGAAGAGTCTTCTCTCGAGAAAAGGTACAACAcggaaaaacaagaaacaGGAGGCGGATGATTTGCCTCTCACGTCCAATTCCCCGACAAGCAAGGGGTCTGGCCACGATACAATCGGCGATCTGCAACCTCCAGACCGCTTTGTGAAGTCCGACTCCGGCCACGTGTCCATTCCTTCAAGTAGCAGCAATTATGGCTTGCACCAGAGGTTGACCAGTGTTGATGGAAGTGTGGACACCAGTCTTTACACCAATGAGGCCACCCAACCTGCAAATCTATACAAGACGAACGGGTCCTACGGCCATTATTGA
- a CDS encoding uncharacterized protein (MEROPS:MER0001269), with protein MRGLPEDPERQTQHQKHRSWVKKATAAFFSVVLVMIGITIAESCFLTPASNRRQKSSHLSPEEEALLKSRCPYMEKIAPQPGFENSTVFLGDEYKKHSVKVWGDMIRIPTQSYDLMGPIDEDPRWQIFAEFEKYLNATFPVFTERAELEHVNTYGLVYTLTGSDLSKKPILLTGHQDVVPVPDNTVSRWTHPPFSGHFDGQYMWGRGSADCKNTVSAIFEALESLCSQDFHPKRTVVVALGFDEEASGYVGARNIGKYLENRFGKDSFLMLLDEGGAIVEDVYGVDLALPDTGEKGRVNVVVDLETTGGHSSVPPPHTSVGIMSELITTLESSPFPLQLEPSSPFYTQLQCMARFSNSSMPNSLRADIVSLAKDPEAKNRVLELQSRDLYTKYLFSTSQAADIFNGGSKSNALPEQVSAQINYRIDVGSSVKEVQDKVEGIVRQIAHKYGLCVKGFGTYLQGFDPIPKGGFTLSVTDALEPAPVTDVTENPTWALLAGTIRHVFEDDGSVLGSANREIVVSPSLTTANTDTRHYWDLTPNIYRFNPVRMNYFVNIHAVDERVLVDAHLETVAFYYDFVQNADCFDK; from the coding sequence ATGAGAGGCCTACCAGAAGACCCAGAAAGGCAGACCCAGCACCAAAAGCATCGCTCATGGGTTAAGAAAGCTACCGCTGCGTTTTTTTCCGTGGTTCTCGTGATGATCGGCATCACAATTGCAGAATCATGCTTTCTGACTCCAGCAAGCAACAGGAGGCAGAAATCATCACATTTGAGCCCAGAAGAGGAGGCTTTATTGAAATCTAGGTGTCCATACATGGAGAAGATCGCACCACAGCCCGGATTCGAGAACTCGACGGTGTTTTTAGGCGACGAGTACAAGAAACACTCGGTGAAAGTGTGGGGAGACATGATCCGCATCCCAACACAATCATACGACCTTATGGGTCCCATAGATGAGGATCCAAGGTGGCAGATCTTTGCTGAGTTTGAGAAATACCTCAATGCAACCTTCCCGGTCTTCACCGAGAGGGCTGAGCTCGAACACGTGAACACATACGGGCTCGTTTACACTTTGACAGGCTCGGACTTGTCGAAAAAGCCAATTTTACTCACAGGCCACCAGGATGTGGTCCCTGTTCCAGACAACACTGTTTCCAGATGGACGCATCCGCCATTTTCGGGCCATTTCGACGGTCAATACATGTGGGGCCGGGGCTCGGCCGACTGCAAAAATACAGTGTCTGCAATTTTCGAGGCACTCGAATCGTTGTGCAGCCAGGATTTCCACCCAAAAAGAACTGTGGTTGTTGCACTTGGCTTTGATGAGGAAGCCAGCGGATACGTGGGGGCCAGAAACATCGGCAAGTACCTCGAAAATCGGTTTGGCAAGGATTCATTCCTGATGCTTTTGGACGAAGGTGGAGCCATCGTCGAAGATGTGTACGGAGTGGACCTTGCCTTGCCGGATACAGGCGAAAAGGGCCGTGTTAACGTTGTTGTCGACTTGGAAACAACAGGCGGCCACTCGTCTGTCCCACCACCACATACTTCTGTGGGAATCATGTCTGAGCTCATCACCACATTAGAAAGTTCTCCTTTCCCGCTCCAACTCGAGCCTTCCAGCCCATTCTACACCCAACTCCAGTGCATGGCCCGGTTCAGCAACAGCAGTATGCCCAACAGTCTTCGGGCGGACATCGTGAGTCTTGCAAAAGACCCCGAAGCGAAAAATAGAGTCCTCGAGTTACAGTCCAGAGACTTGTACACCAAGTACTTGTTCTCGACTTCGCAGGCTGCCGATATCTTTAATGGCGGGTCTAAAAGCAACGCTCTTCCTGAGCAGGTCAGTGCCCAGATCAACTACCGGATAGATGTCGGATCTTCCGTCAAGGAGGTCCAGGATAAGGTCGAAGGCATTGTGCGGCAGATTGCCCACAAGTATGGGCTTTGTGTCAAGGGATTCGGCACTTATCTGCAGGGCTTTGACCCAATTCCGAAGGGCGGCTTCACTTTATCCGTTACAGATGCATTAGAGCCTGCTCCTGTGACGGATGTGACCGAAAACCCGACTTGGGCTCTTTTGGCAGGCACTATTCGGCATGTTTTTGAGGACGACGGTTCGGTCTTGGGTTCTGCCAACCGTGAAATTGTCGTTTCGCCTTCCCTAACAACCGCCAACACTGATACCAGGCACTACTGGGACCTAACTCCGAACATCTACAGATTCAACCCTGTCCGTATGAACTACTTTGTGAACATCCATGCTGTTGACGAGCGAGTTCTTGTTGATGCTCATCTTGAGACTGTGGCCTTCTACTATGACTTCGTGCAGAATGCTgattgttttgacaaatGA
- the ACS1 gene encoding acetyl-CoA synthetase, translating into MASEQQPLENEHLLHEKKMEVPKGFFERHPSKPWISSFEEYQKMYKESITEPGKFFGKMAKENLEWIRPFSVAKWPEAPGLRDNNGEPSAWFVDGQLNACYNCVDRWAMKDPKKPAIVYEADEPGEGRVVTYGELLKEVCKLAQVLKGMGVRKGDTVAVYLPMIPEAVVTLMAIARIGAVHSVVFAGFSSASLRDRINDADSRVVITADESKRGGKTIETKKIVDDALTGCPRVRKVLVYRRTGNGEIPWKFGRDVWWHEELAKYSGYTAVEPVGAEDTLFLLYTSGSTGKPKGVQHTTAGYLLGALLTTKYVFDVHEEDTVFTAGDIGWITGHTYVVYGPLANGATTVVFEGTPAYPSYSRYWEIVDRYRVSQFYVAPTALRLLKRAGPQYIAKFKLDTLRVLGSVGEPIAADVWQWYNEQVGRGKAHICDTYWQTESGSHLVCPLAGVTPTKAGSASLPFFGIDPVIVNPVTAEEQRGPRAEGVLCVRTAWPSMARTIWHDYSRFLDTYLRPYHGLYFTGDGAARDSDGFYWILGRVDDVVNVSGHRLSTAEIEAALIEHPAVGESAVVGYPNDLTGSAVAAFVALKEKPPGTQADVQALKKDLVLTVRREIGPFAAPKKVLLVDDLPKTRSGKIMRRILRKILAGEEDQLGDVSTLSNPNVVDHLIHVVHSSQ; encoded by the coding sequence ATGGCATCAGAACAGCAACCGCTCGAAAACGAGCACCTCCTGCacgagaagaaaatggaagTGCCAAAGGGATTCTTTGAGAGGCATCCGTCGAAACCTTGGATATCGTCGTTTGAGGAGTACCAGAAGATGTACAAGGAGTCGATCACGGAGCCAGGGAAGTTCTTTGGCAAGATGGCGAAGGAGAACTTGGAGTGGATCAGGCCCTTCAGCGTGGCAAAGTGGCCGGAGGCGCCAGGGCTCCGGGATAACAACGGGGAGCCTTCAGCGTGGTTTGTGGACGGGCAGTTGAACGCGTGCTACAACTGCGTGGACCGGTGGGCGATGAAGGACCCGAAGAAGCCGGCGATCGTGTACGAGGCGGACGAGCCCGGGGAGGGGAGAGTGGTGACTTACGGGGAGTTGCTCAAGGAGGTGTGCAAGTTGGCCCAGGTGTTGAAGGGCATGGGCGTGCGGAAGGGGGACACGGTGGCGGTGTACCTCCCGATGATACCAGAGGCGGTGGTGACGTTGATGGCGATTGCACGGATAGGGGCGGTGCACTCGGTTGTGTTTGCCGGGTTCAGCTCGGCGTCGTTACGGGACCGGATCAATGACGCGGACTCGCGGGTGGTGATCACGGCGGACGAGTCGAAGCGGGGCGGGAAGACGATCGAGACAAAGAAGATCGTGGACGACGCGCTCACAGGGTGCCCACGGGTGCGGAAGGTGCTCGTTTACCGGCGGACGGGCAACGGAGAGATCCCGTGGAAGTTTGGCCGGGACGTGTGGTGGCACGAGGAGTTGGCGAAGTACTCCGGGTACACGGCGGTGGAGCCCGTGGGCGCGGAGGACACGCTCTTCTTGCTCTACACGTCCGGGTCGACGGGCAAGCCGAAGGGTGTGCAGCACACGACGGCGGGATACCTCTTGGGGGCACTTTTGACGACAAAGTACGTTTTTGATGTGCATGAGGAGGACACAGTGTTCACAGCGGGGGACATCGGGTGGATTACGGGCCACACGTACGTGGTGTACGGCCCGTTGGCGAATGGGGCAACAACGGTGGTGTTTGAAGGCACACCGGCATACCCCTCGTACTCGCGGTACTGGGAGATCGTAGACCGGTACCGGGTGTCGCAGTTCTACGTGGCACCAACGGCCCTCCGGCTGTTGAAGCGGGCTGGCCCGCAGTACATCGCGAAGTTCAAGTTGGACACGTTGCGGGTGCTCGGGTCGGTGGGCGAGCCGATCGCCGCGGACGTCTGGCAGTGGTACAACGAGCAGGTGGGCCGGGGCAAGGCACACATCTGCGACACGTACTGGCAGACAGAGTCCGGGTCGCACTTGGTGTGCCCGTTGGCCGGTGTGACCCCGACGAAGGCCGGGTCCGCTTCGTTGCCGTTCTTCGGCATCGACCCGGTGATCGTCAACCCAGTCACCGCGGAGGAGCAGCGCGGCCCACGGGCCGAGGGCGTGCTCTGCGTGCGGACCGCGTGGCCGTCTATGGCCCGGACCATCTGGCACGACTACTCGCGGTTCTTGGACACGTACCTGCGGCCGTACCACGGGCTGTACTTCACCGGGGATGGGGCCGCCAGGGACTCGGACGGGTTCTACTGGATCTTGGGTCGGGTAGACGATGTAGTGAACGTGTCGGGCCACCGGCTCTCGACCGCCGAGATCGAGGCTGCGCTCATCGAGCACCCGGCCGTCGGCGAGAGTGCCGTTGTGGGCTACCCGAACGATTTGACCGGGTCCGCTGTGGCAGCCTTCGTGGCCTTGAAGGAGAAGCCACCAGGCACACAGGCGGACGTCCAGGCCCTCAAGAAGGACCTGGTGCTCACGGTGCGTCGTGAGATCGGGCCCTTCGCCGCCCCCAAGAAGGTCCTATTGGTGGACGACTTGCCCAAGACCCGGTCGGGCAAGATCATGCGCCGGATCCTTCGGAAGATCTTGGCCGGCGAGGAGGACCAGCTCGGCGATGTTTCCACGTTGAGCAACCCGAACGTCGTCGACCATTTGATTCATGTTGTGCACTCTTCGCAGTGA
- a CDS encoding uncharacterized protein (SECRETED:SignalP(1-24)), whose amino-acid sequence MAFTHIVKLLASILLLGFASLAKADGKYLKTNSLLTCMENSEFSSTYFSVTYYPSNNSIYYEIDGSSLITGKIKATYSIIVYGLDVYDGELNLCDFNIKTICPISAGHVDISGTYKISSSQVSSIPSIAYTVPDLDAYVQVHVYSTDDSDSKTMLACMQATLSNGRTVQTRYAGWPIACISGFGLAISSFVSLFGHSATASHIASNAASLFIYFQTLAIHAMMGVAKVPPIAAAWAQNFMWTLGIIRAGFMQQMLYWYIQATGGSVTSILTNQSVISISVQRKFSHLLHSLFKRAVSVASGSTIDVLDQTSLYTTNEDDVGSKILVLRGIQRVAYLAGIEISNIFMTSIIFFLFVGFVLIVFVALFKGAVEVLVRSGALNPGKLSAFRSHWVSIIKGLLYRLMNITFSQISLMCIFEFTRHDSAGCVVFAVVIGLVVWVLMCYSAIRILLTGRRSIHQHSNPAYLLFGDAKFLSKYGFLYTQYKAGKFYWTPISMVYLFVRALLIAVLQDHGKICACMIFAIEFLYMLALIWKRPFMDKRTNLFNIFIAIVNFINSIFFMFYSNVFNQPSVVSSVAAIVYFVLNAVVALITLIMTIVTCTLALVHRNPDSRYAPYQDDRAAFIPKSDNRKSQAEYELEALGAAAMRGHNRDSMLPDNDAEIKFDTTNNRASGNPFNIDENDNDARYSSPVKKDAYYNGYYSDADYRGRRGAADSSASNSNEAFFQKHAMNQRNII is encoded by the coding sequence ATGGCATTCACACATATCGTCAAATTGTTGGCAAGCATACTATTGCTTGGGTTTGCATCGCTCGCAAAAGCTGACGGCAAGTACTTGAAGACAAACTCGTTGCTCACGTGTATGGAGAACTCGGAATTCTCGAGTACCTACTTCTCGGTGACTTACTACCCGTCCAATAACTCGATCTACTACGAGATTGACGGTTCGTCACTCATAACGGGAAAAATTAAGGCGACGTACAGCATCATCGTGTACGGATTGGACGTGTACGATGGGGAGTTGAACCTCTGTgacttcaacatcaagaCAATCTGTCCAATTTCGGCGGGTCACGTGGATATCTCGGGCACGTACAAGATCTCGTCATCGCAGGTTTCGAGTATTCCAAGCATAGCATACACAGTTCCGGACTTGGATGCATACGTGCAGGTGCACGTGTACAGTACGGACGATTCGGACTCGAAAACAATGCTTGCATGCATGCAGGCGACGCTCTCGAACGGCCGAACTGTGCAGACGCGTTATGCAGGGTGGCCAATTGCGTGCATTTCCGGTTTTGGACTCGCGATCTCGTCGTTTGTGTCTCTTTTCGGCCATTCGGCGACAGCATCGCACATTGCGTCCAATGCAGCATCTTTGTTCATCTACTTCCAGACTTTGGCAATCCATGCAATGATGGGAGTGGCAAAAGTGCCACCAATAGCCGCAGCCTGGGCCCAAAACTTCATGTGGACTCTTGGAATCATCAGGGCTGGATTCATGCAGCAAATGTTGTACTGGTACATCCAGGCAACGGGAGGTAGTGTGACGTCCATTCTTACGAACCAGTCTGTGATCTCGATCTCGGTGCAACGCAAGTTCAGCCACCTTTTGCACTCGTTATTCAAAAGAGCGGTTTCTGTGGCATCCGGGAGCACAATCGACGTTTTGGACCAGACCAGCCTCTATACGACAAACGAGGATGACGTGGGCTCGAAGATCTTGGTGCTCCGGGGAATCCAGCGTGTGGCATATCTCGCCGGAATAGAGATCTCGAACATCTTCATGACAagcatcatcttcttcctatTTGTTGGTTTCGTGCTCATCGTCTTCGTGGCCCTCTTCAAAGGCGCAGTCGAGGTTTTGGTGCGTTCCGGGGCGCTCAACCCGGGCAAACTGTCCGCATTCCGCAGCCACTGGGTGTCCATCATCAAAGGTCTTCTCTACAGGCTCATGAACATCACCTTCTCGCAGATCAGCTTGATGTGCATCTTCGAATTCACCAGGCACGATTCTGCTGGCTGTGTGGTGTTTGCCGTGGTTATTGGCCTCGTTGTCTGGGTGCTAATGTGCTATTCTGCAATTCGAATCTTGCTCACAGGTCGCAGGTCCATCCACCAGCATAGCAATCCGGCATATCTGCTTTTTGGAGACGCCAAATTCCTCAGCAAGTACGGCTTTTTGTACACGCAGTACAAGGCTGGGAAGTTCTACTGGACGCCGATCTCTATGGTGTATCTATTTGTGCGTGCTTTGCTCATTGCCGTGCTCCAGGACCACGGAAAGATTTGTGCCTGCATGATTTTCGCAATCGAGTTCCTCTACATGCTCGCGTTGATCTGGAAAAGACCCTTCATGGACAAGCGGACCAATTTGttcaatatcttcatcgCCATCgtcaacttcatcaactccatcttcttcatgtTCTACTCCAATGTCTTCAACCAGCCATCTGTGGTTTCCTCTGTCGCGGCAATCGTCTATTTCGTCTTGAATGCCGTCGTTGCCTTGATCACCTTGATCATGACAATTGTCACCTGCACCCTTGCCCTGGTCCACCGCAATCCCGACTCTCGATATGCTCCCTACCAGGACGACAGAGCCGCTTTCATACCGAAATCTGACAACCGCAAGAGCCAGGCCGAATACGAGCTTGAAGCTCTTGGTGCTGCTGCCATGAGAGGCCACAATAGAGACAGTATGCTCCCCGATAATGATGCCGAGATCAAGTTTGACACCACCAACAACAGGGCCTCTGGAAATCCGTTCAACATAGATGAAAATGACAACGATGCCCGGTACAGTTCTCCCGTCAAGAAAGACGCTTACTATAACGGTTATTATTCGGATGCCGACTACCGGGGGCGACGAGGGGCCGCTGACAGCTCGGCGAGCAACTCGAATGAAGCCTTCTTCCAAAAGCATGCCATGAATCAGAGAAACATAATATGA